Proteins from one Meriones unguiculatus strain TT.TT164.6M chromosome 10, Bangor_MerUng_6.1, whole genome shotgun sequence genomic window:
- the Adh7 gene encoding all-trans-retinol dehydrogenase [NAD(+)] ADH7 isoform X3 translates to MNQPFSIEEIEVAPPKAKEVRVKILATGICRTDDHVTKGTMVSKFPVIVGHEAVGVVESVGEGVTTVRPGDKVVPLFLPQCRECNACLNPEGNLCIRSDLTGRGVLADGTSRFSCKGRPVQHFMNTSTFTEYTVLDESSVAKIDAAAPPEKACLIGCGFSTGYGAAVKTAKVTPGSTCAVFGLGGVGLSVIMGCKTAGASRIIGIDINKDKFQKALDVGATECISPKDFTKPISEVLADMTGNTVQYTFEVIGRLETMVNALSSCHMNYGTSVVVGAPPSAKMLSYDPMLLFTGRTWKGCVFGGWKSRDDVPKLVTEFLEKKFDLGQLITHTLPFKNVNEGFELLYSGQSSHGFDVMVKEWLRASKWLEGRGVTYKPDDLSLIPGT, encoded by the exons ATGAACCAGCCCTTCTCCATTGAGGAAATAGAAGTGGCCCCACCGAAGGCGAAGGAAGTTCGAGTTAAG ATTTTGGCCACAGGAATCTGTCGCACAGATGACCACGTGACAAAAGGAACAATGGTGTCTAAGTTTCCAGTGATTGTGGGCCATGAAGCAGTTGGGGTTGTAGAGAGTGTGGGAGAAGGAGTCACCACTGTGAGACCAG GAGACAAAGTCGTCCCCCTCTTTCTACCGCAGTGCAGAGAATGCAATGCCTGCCTTAACCCAGAGGGCAATCTCTGCATCAGGAGCGA TCTGACAGGCCGTGGGGTGCTGGCCGACGGCACCAGCAGATTTTCCTGCAAGGGCAGACCCGTCCAGCACTTCATGAACACCAGCACCTTCACCGAGTACACGGTGCTGGATGAATCTTCCGTAGCCAAGATCGATGCCGCGGCTCCTCCCGAGAAAGCCTGTCTGATCGGCTGTGGTTTTTCCACGGGTTATGGGGCAGCTGTTAAAACCGCCAAG GTCACCCCTGGCTCCACCTGTGCTGTGTTTGGCCTGGGAGGAGTTGGCCTGTCAGTCATCATGGGCTGTAAGACAGCGGGTGCCTCCAGGATCATTGGAATCGACATCAACAAAGACAAATTCCAGAAGGCCCTGGATGTAGGTGCCACAGAATGTATCAGCCCCAAGGACTTCACCAAGCCCATCAGTGAGGTGCTGGCTGACATGACAGGCAACACCGTTCAGTATACTTTTGAAGTTATCGGGCGTCTGGAAACCATG GTCAATGCCCTCTCATCTTGCCATATGAACTATGGAACCAGTGTGGTGGTTGGTGCTCCGCCGTCAGCCAAGATGCTCAGCTATGACCCAATGCTGCTCTTCACTGGGCGAACGTGGAAGGGCTGCGTCTTTGGAG GTTGGAAGAGCAGAGATGATGTACCCAAACTGGTGACTGAGTTCCTGGAAAAGAAGTTTGACCTGGGCCAGCTGATAACCCACACATTGCCTTTTAAGAACGTCAATGAAGGATTTGAATTGCTCTATTCAGGGCAAAG